One segment of Coffea arabica cultivar ET-39 chromosome 7c, Coffea Arabica ET-39 HiFi, whole genome shotgun sequence DNA contains the following:
- the LOC113699930 gene encoding uncharacterized mitochondrial protein AtMg00310-like: MDDEQKKEVCLTLGGMVEAKQGKYLGLPMVVSRSKEQIFGFVRDNIRKRCQNWKNKLLSPAGKEVLLKAVVMAMPTYVMSCFKLSRRLCKDIRALMANFWWGEANGKNKMHWLSWERLAMDKSAGGIGFKDIEAFNQALLGKQVWRILTKPNLLVSKVLKSRYSPQESILQCNISKNASWIWQGLMGARSLITAGMIRRIGNGRSTNIWRHKWIPDTDTGKPTTRRGNHCELEKVEELISQHR, from the coding sequence ATGGATGATGAGCAGAAAAAGGAGGTATGCCTGACCTTAGGAGGAATGGTAGAGGCTAAACAAGGCAAATACCTGGGACTTCCAATGGTAGTTTCAAGGTCTAAAGAACAGATCTTTGGCTTTGTGAGGGACAATATCAGGAAAAGATGCCAGAATTGGAAAAACAAACTACTGAGTCCAGCAGGTAAGGAAGTGCTTCTGAAAGCAGTTGTAATGGCAATGCCTACATACGTGATGTCTTGCTTTAAGCTGTCCAGAAGGTTGTGCAAAGATATCCGTGCTTTGATGGCCAACTTTTGGTGGGGTGAAGCCAATGGTAAGAACAAAATGCACTGGTTGTCTTGGgaaagattggcaatggacaaAAGTGCAGGAGGTATAGGATTTAAGGATATTGAAGCTTTCAATCAAGCGCTGTTAGGAAAACAAGTTTGGAGGATACTTACTAAACCAAATCTGTTGGTTAGTAAGGTGTTGAAATCCAGATATTCTCCACAGGAATCCATCCTGCAGTGCAATATCTCCAAAAATGCATCCTGGATTTGGCAAGGTCTCATGGGGGCAAGAAGTTTAATTACTGCTGGAATGATCAGAAGGATAGGAAATGGAAGGAGTACAAATATTTGGAGACACAAGTGGATCCCAGACACTGATACAGGGAAACCAACTACTAGGCGAGGGAATCACTGTGAGCTGGAGAAGGTGGAGGAGCTTATAAGTCAGCATAGGTGA